A genomic region of Thunnus albacares chromosome 4, fThuAlb1.1, whole genome shotgun sequence contains the following coding sequences:
- the pfkfb4a gene encoding 6-phosphofructo-2-kinase/fructose-2,6-bisphosphatase 4a isoform X1 codes for MKHRSPSEQHHGEKRPRAPAAAASTSPPDGMEDSTPSNPRELTQNPLKKIWMPCKNGLPEKHISQRKVCMTNCPTLIVTVGLPARGKTYISKKLTRYLNWIGVPTREFNVGQYRREFVKIYKSFEFFRPDNEEGLKIRRQCASAALNDVRQYLTEEGGQVAVFDATNTTRERRETIIQFAEQNGFKVFFVESVCEDPDVIQENIVQVKLGSPDYTNCDTEEAVEDFMKRIKCYENSYETLDEVLDRDLSYIKIMDVGQRFLVNRVLDHIQSRIVYYLMNIHITPRSIYLCRHGESELNVKGCIGGDSGLTSRGKEFAKKLSQFIETQGISDLKVWTSQMKRTIQTAEALSVPYEQWKVLNEIDAGVCEEMMYEEIQDHYPLEFALRDQDKYRYRYPKGESYEDLVQRLEPVIMELERQENVLVICHQAVMRCLLAYFLDKTAEELPYLKCPLHTVLKLTPVAYGCKVESIFLNVDAVNTHRERPENVEVSRMSEEALLTVPAHQ; via the exons ATGAAACACCGGTCACCTTCAGAGCAGCATCACGGGGAAAAAAGGCCCCGTGCTCCCGCCGCGGCTGCCTCCACCTCACCGCCAGACGGAATGGAGGACAGTACACCGTCAAATCCGCGGGAGCTGACCCAAAACCCCCTCAAGAAGATCTGGATGCCGTGCAAAAATGGCCttcctgaaaaacacatttctcaaagaaAGG TATGTATGACCAACTGTCCCACCCTGATTGTGACAGTGGGCCTTCCTGCCAGGGGGAAGACCTATATCTCCAAGAAGCTGACCCGCTATCTCAACTGGATCGGAGTGCCCACCAGAG AGTTCAATGTCGGACAGTACAGGAGAGAGTTTGTGAAGATCTACAAGTCCTTTGAGTTCTTCCGTCCAGACAACGAGGAGGGGTTAAAGATCAGGAG ACAATGTGCTTCAGCAGCTTTGAACGATGTGCGGCAGTACCTTACAGAAGAAGGAGGCCAAGTTGCG GTTTTCGATGCAACAAACACCACCAGAGAAAGGAGGGAAACCATCATCCAGTTTGCAGAGCAGAATGGCTTTAAG gtgTTCTTTGTAGAGTCTGTGTGTGAAGACCCAGATGTCATACAGGAGAACATTGTG caaGTGAAGCTGGGCAGCCCCGACTACACCAACTGTGACACTGAAGAGGCAGTGGAGGACTTCATGAAGAGGATCAAGTGTTATGAAAACTCCTACGAGACACTGGATGAAGTTCTGGACAG GGATCTCTCCTACATTAAAATCATGGATGTGGGTCAGCGCTTCTTGGTCAACAGGGTGTTGGACCACATCCAGAGCCGGATCGTCTACTACCTCATGAACATCCACATCACGCCGCGCTCCATCTACCTGTGCCGCCACGGCGAGAGCGAGCTTAATGTCAAGGGTTGCATCGGAGGAGACTCAGGACTCACGTCTAGAGGCAAAGAg TTTGCGAAGAAGCTGAGCCAGTTCATCGAGACGCAGGGCATCAGTGACCTGAAGGTGTGGACCAGTCAGATGAAGAGAACCATCCAGACGGCCGAGGCTCTCAGCGTGCCGTATGAACAGTGGAAGGTCCTGAACGAGATCGACGCA GGCGTGTGTGAGGAAATGATGTATGAGGAGATCCAGGATCACTATCCTCTGGAGTTTGCACTGAGGGACCAGGACAAATACCGCTACCGCTACCCGAAAGGAGAG TCCTACGAGGATCTGGTGCAGCGGTTGGAGCCGGTCATCATGGAGCTGGAGAGGCAGGAGAACGTGCTTGTCATCTGTCACCAGGCCGTCATGCGGTGCCTGTTGGCCTACTTCCTGGACAAGACAGCAG AGGAGCTGCCCTACCTGAAGTGCCCGCTGCACACTGTGCTGAAGCTAACGCCAGTGGCCTACG GCTGTAAGGTGGAGTCCATCTTCCTTAACGTGGACGCTGTCAACACACACCGAGAAAGACCAGAG AACGTAGAGGTGTCGCGGATGTCAGAGGAGGCTTTGCTTACAGTGCCAGCTCACCAATGA
- the pfkfb4a gene encoding 6-phosphofructo-2-kinase/fructose-2,6-bisphosphatase 4a isoform X2 — MKHRSPSEQHHGEKRPRAPAAAASTSPPDGMEDSTPSNPRELTQNPLKKIWMPCKNGLPEKHISQRKVCMTNCPTLIVTVGLPARGKTYISKKLTRYLNWIGVPTREFNVGQYRREFVKIYKSFEFFRPDNEEGLKIRRQCASAALNDVRQYLTEEGGQVAVFDATNTTRERRETIIQFAEQNGFKVFFVESVCEDPDVIQENIVQVKLGSPDYTNCDTEEAVEDFMKRIKCYENSYETLDEVLDRDLSYIKIMDVGQRFLVNRVLDHIQSRIVYYLMNIHITPRSIYLCRHGESELNVKGCIGGDSGLTSRGKEFAKKLSQFIETQGISDLKVWTSQMKRTIQTAEALSVPYEQWKVLNEIDAGVCEEMMYEEIQDHYPLEFALRDQDKYRYRYPKGESYEDLVQRLEPVIMELERQENVLVICHQAVMRCLLAYFLDKTAEELPYLKCPLHTVLKLTPVAYGCKVESIFLNVDAVNTHRERPENVNIHRTTKDALQTVPAHL; from the exons ATGAAACACCGGTCACCTTCAGAGCAGCATCACGGGGAAAAAAGGCCCCGTGCTCCCGCCGCGGCTGCCTCCACCTCACCGCCAGACGGAATGGAGGACAGTACACCGTCAAATCCGCGGGAGCTGACCCAAAACCCCCTCAAGAAGATCTGGATGCCGTGCAAAAATGGCCttcctgaaaaacacatttctcaaagaaAGG TATGTATGACCAACTGTCCCACCCTGATTGTGACAGTGGGCCTTCCTGCCAGGGGGAAGACCTATATCTCCAAGAAGCTGACCCGCTATCTCAACTGGATCGGAGTGCCCACCAGAG AGTTCAATGTCGGACAGTACAGGAGAGAGTTTGTGAAGATCTACAAGTCCTTTGAGTTCTTCCGTCCAGACAACGAGGAGGGGTTAAAGATCAGGAG ACAATGTGCTTCAGCAGCTTTGAACGATGTGCGGCAGTACCTTACAGAAGAAGGAGGCCAAGTTGCG GTTTTCGATGCAACAAACACCACCAGAGAAAGGAGGGAAACCATCATCCAGTTTGCAGAGCAGAATGGCTTTAAG gtgTTCTTTGTAGAGTCTGTGTGTGAAGACCCAGATGTCATACAGGAGAACATTGTG caaGTGAAGCTGGGCAGCCCCGACTACACCAACTGTGACACTGAAGAGGCAGTGGAGGACTTCATGAAGAGGATCAAGTGTTATGAAAACTCCTACGAGACACTGGATGAAGTTCTGGACAG GGATCTCTCCTACATTAAAATCATGGATGTGGGTCAGCGCTTCTTGGTCAACAGGGTGTTGGACCACATCCAGAGCCGGATCGTCTACTACCTCATGAACATCCACATCACGCCGCGCTCCATCTACCTGTGCCGCCACGGCGAGAGCGAGCTTAATGTCAAGGGTTGCATCGGAGGAGACTCAGGACTCACGTCTAGAGGCAAAGAg TTTGCGAAGAAGCTGAGCCAGTTCATCGAGACGCAGGGCATCAGTGACCTGAAGGTGTGGACCAGTCAGATGAAGAGAACCATCCAGACGGCCGAGGCTCTCAGCGTGCCGTATGAACAGTGGAAGGTCCTGAACGAGATCGACGCA GGCGTGTGTGAGGAAATGATGTATGAGGAGATCCAGGATCACTATCCTCTGGAGTTTGCACTGAGGGACCAGGACAAATACCGCTACCGCTACCCGAAAGGAGAG TCCTACGAGGATCTGGTGCAGCGGTTGGAGCCGGTCATCATGGAGCTGGAGAGGCAGGAGAACGTGCTTGTCATCTGTCACCAGGCCGTCATGCGGTGCCTGTTGGCCTACTTCCTGGACAAGACAGCAG AGGAGCTGCCCTACCTGAAGTGCCCGCTGCACACTGTGCTGAAGCTAACGCCAGTGGCCTACG GCTGTAAGGTGGAGTCCATCTTCCTTAACGTGGACGCTGTCAACACACACCGAGAAAGACCAGAG AATGTGAACATCCATCGTACAACTAAGGACGCCCTGCAGACCGTCCCCGCTCACCTCTGA
- the pfkfb4a gene encoding 6-phosphofructo-2-kinase/fructose-2,6-bisphosphatase 4a isoform X3 produces the protein MMRGCSSRSKHTLKQDGTVCMTNCPTLIVTVGLPARGKTYISKKLTRYLNWIGVPTREFNVGQYRREFVKIYKSFEFFRPDNEEGLKIRRQCASAALNDVRQYLTEEGGQVAVFDATNTTRERRETIIQFAEQNGFKVFFVESVCEDPDVIQENIVQVKLGSPDYTNCDTEEAVEDFMKRIKCYENSYETLDEVLDRDLSYIKIMDVGQRFLVNRVLDHIQSRIVYYLMNIHITPRSIYLCRHGESELNVKGCIGGDSGLTSRGKEFAKKLSQFIETQGISDLKVWTSQMKRTIQTAEALSVPYEQWKVLNEIDAGVCEEMMYEEIQDHYPLEFALRDQDKYRYRYPKGESYEDLVQRLEPVIMELERQENVLVICHQAVMRCLLAYFLDKTAEELPYLKCPLHTVLKLTPVAYGCKVESIFLNVDAVNTHRERPENVNIHRTTKDALQTVPAHL, from the exons TATGTATGACCAACTGTCCCACCCTGATTGTGACAGTGGGCCTTCCTGCCAGGGGGAAGACCTATATCTCCAAGAAGCTGACCCGCTATCTCAACTGGATCGGAGTGCCCACCAGAG AGTTCAATGTCGGACAGTACAGGAGAGAGTTTGTGAAGATCTACAAGTCCTTTGAGTTCTTCCGTCCAGACAACGAGGAGGGGTTAAAGATCAGGAG ACAATGTGCTTCAGCAGCTTTGAACGATGTGCGGCAGTACCTTACAGAAGAAGGAGGCCAAGTTGCG GTTTTCGATGCAACAAACACCACCAGAGAAAGGAGGGAAACCATCATCCAGTTTGCAGAGCAGAATGGCTTTAAG gtgTTCTTTGTAGAGTCTGTGTGTGAAGACCCAGATGTCATACAGGAGAACATTGTG caaGTGAAGCTGGGCAGCCCCGACTACACCAACTGTGACACTGAAGAGGCAGTGGAGGACTTCATGAAGAGGATCAAGTGTTATGAAAACTCCTACGAGACACTGGATGAAGTTCTGGACAG GGATCTCTCCTACATTAAAATCATGGATGTGGGTCAGCGCTTCTTGGTCAACAGGGTGTTGGACCACATCCAGAGCCGGATCGTCTACTACCTCATGAACATCCACATCACGCCGCGCTCCATCTACCTGTGCCGCCACGGCGAGAGCGAGCTTAATGTCAAGGGTTGCATCGGAGGAGACTCAGGACTCACGTCTAGAGGCAAAGAg TTTGCGAAGAAGCTGAGCCAGTTCATCGAGACGCAGGGCATCAGTGACCTGAAGGTGTGGACCAGTCAGATGAAGAGAACCATCCAGACGGCCGAGGCTCTCAGCGTGCCGTATGAACAGTGGAAGGTCCTGAACGAGATCGACGCA GGCGTGTGTGAGGAAATGATGTATGAGGAGATCCAGGATCACTATCCTCTGGAGTTTGCACTGAGGGACCAGGACAAATACCGCTACCGCTACCCGAAAGGAGAG TCCTACGAGGATCTGGTGCAGCGGTTGGAGCCGGTCATCATGGAGCTGGAGAGGCAGGAGAACGTGCTTGTCATCTGTCACCAGGCCGTCATGCGGTGCCTGTTGGCCTACTTCCTGGACAAGACAGCAG AGGAGCTGCCCTACCTGAAGTGCCCGCTGCACACTGTGCTGAAGCTAACGCCAGTGGCCTACG GCTGTAAGGTGGAGTCCATCTTCCTTAACGTGGACGCTGTCAACACACACCGAGAAAGACCAGAG AATGTGAACATCCATCGTACAACTAAGGACGCCCTGCAGACCGTCCCCGCTCACCTCTGA
- the pfkfb4a gene encoding 6-phosphofructo-2-kinase/fructose-2,6-bisphosphatase 4a isoform X4, which produces MMRGCSSRSKHTLKQDGTVCMTNCPTLIVTVGLPARGKTYISKKLTRYLNWIGVPTREFNVGQYRREFVKIYKSFEFFRPDNEEGLKIRRQCASAALNDVRQYLTEEGGQVAVFDATNTTRERRETIIQFAEQNGFKVFFVESVCEDPDVIQENIVQVKLGSPDYTNCDTEEAVEDFMKRIKCYENSYETLDEVLDRDLSYIKIMDVGQRFLVNRVLDHIQSRIVYYLMNIHITPRSIYLCRHGESELNVKGCIGGDSGLTSRGKEFAKKLSQFIETQGISDLKVWTSQMKRTIQTAEALSVPYEQWKVLNEIDAGVCEEMMYEEIQDHYPLEFALRDQDKYRYRYPKGESYEDLVQRLEPVIMELERQENVLVICHQAVMRCLLAYFLDKTAEELPYLKCPLHTVLKLTPVAYGCKVESIFLNVDAVNTHRERPENVEVSRMSEEALLTVPAHQ; this is translated from the exons TATGTATGACCAACTGTCCCACCCTGATTGTGACAGTGGGCCTTCCTGCCAGGGGGAAGACCTATATCTCCAAGAAGCTGACCCGCTATCTCAACTGGATCGGAGTGCCCACCAGAG AGTTCAATGTCGGACAGTACAGGAGAGAGTTTGTGAAGATCTACAAGTCCTTTGAGTTCTTCCGTCCAGACAACGAGGAGGGGTTAAAGATCAGGAG ACAATGTGCTTCAGCAGCTTTGAACGATGTGCGGCAGTACCTTACAGAAGAAGGAGGCCAAGTTGCG GTTTTCGATGCAACAAACACCACCAGAGAAAGGAGGGAAACCATCATCCAGTTTGCAGAGCAGAATGGCTTTAAG gtgTTCTTTGTAGAGTCTGTGTGTGAAGACCCAGATGTCATACAGGAGAACATTGTG caaGTGAAGCTGGGCAGCCCCGACTACACCAACTGTGACACTGAAGAGGCAGTGGAGGACTTCATGAAGAGGATCAAGTGTTATGAAAACTCCTACGAGACACTGGATGAAGTTCTGGACAG GGATCTCTCCTACATTAAAATCATGGATGTGGGTCAGCGCTTCTTGGTCAACAGGGTGTTGGACCACATCCAGAGCCGGATCGTCTACTACCTCATGAACATCCACATCACGCCGCGCTCCATCTACCTGTGCCGCCACGGCGAGAGCGAGCTTAATGTCAAGGGTTGCATCGGAGGAGACTCAGGACTCACGTCTAGAGGCAAAGAg TTTGCGAAGAAGCTGAGCCAGTTCATCGAGACGCAGGGCATCAGTGACCTGAAGGTGTGGACCAGTCAGATGAAGAGAACCATCCAGACGGCCGAGGCTCTCAGCGTGCCGTATGAACAGTGGAAGGTCCTGAACGAGATCGACGCA GGCGTGTGTGAGGAAATGATGTATGAGGAGATCCAGGATCACTATCCTCTGGAGTTTGCACTGAGGGACCAGGACAAATACCGCTACCGCTACCCGAAAGGAGAG TCCTACGAGGATCTGGTGCAGCGGTTGGAGCCGGTCATCATGGAGCTGGAGAGGCAGGAGAACGTGCTTGTCATCTGTCACCAGGCCGTCATGCGGTGCCTGTTGGCCTACTTCCTGGACAAGACAGCAG AGGAGCTGCCCTACCTGAAGTGCCCGCTGCACACTGTGCTGAAGCTAACGCCAGTGGCCTACG GCTGTAAGGTGGAGTCCATCTTCCTTAACGTGGACGCTGTCAACACACACCGAGAAAGACCAGAG AACGTAGAGGTGTCGCGGATGTCAGAGGAGGCTTTGCTTACAGTGCCAGCTCACCAATGA
- the LOC122981107 gene encoding actin-related protein 2/3 complex subunit 4, with product MTATLRPYLNAVRATLQAALCLENFSSQVVERHNKPEVEVRSSKELLLQPVVISRNDKEKVLIEGSINSVRVSIAVKQADEIEKILCHKFMRFMMMRAENFFILRRKPVEGYDISFLITNFHTEQMYKHKLVDFVIHFMEEIDKEISEMKLSVNARARIVAEEFLKNF from the exons ATG ACAGCGACTCTGCGCCCCTACTTGAACGCTGTGAGGGCCACCTTGCAAGCGGCCCTCTGTCTGGAGAACTTCTCCTCTCAGGTGGTGGAGCGTCACAACAAGCCGGAGGTGGAAGTCAG GAGCAGTAAGGAGCTGCTACTTCAGCCCGTGGTGATCAGCCGTAATGACAAGGAGAAGGTTCTGATCGAGGGATCCATCAACTCTGTCAGAGTCAGCATTGCTGTCAAACAG GCTGATGAGATCGAGAAGATCCTTTGCCACAAGTTCATGCGCTTCATGATGATGAGAGCGGAGAACTTCTTCATTCTGAGGAGGAAACCAGTAGAG GGATATGACATTAGCTTCTTGATCACTAACTTCCACACGGAGCAGATGTACAAACACAAGCTGGTGGACTTTGTCATCCACTTCATGGAAGAGATTGACAAGGAGATCAGCGAGATGAAGCTGTCTGTTAACGCCAGGGCCCGTATCGTTGCCGAGGAATTCCTCAAGAAT TTCTGA
- the tada3l gene encoding transcriptional adapter 3 has product MSELKDCPPLKYYDFKPVEHVKVCPRYTAVLGRSEDDGIGIEELDTLQLELETLLSSASRRLRALEEQRQILTDWQDKKGDKRFLKLGKDPDPAASSRHKPKKQKLDGKGGHGPGPGPGRPKSKNLQPKVQEYEFTDDPQDIPRTPKNDAPNRFWASVEPYCADITNEEIRLLEELLKPPEDEAEYFKIPALGKHYSQRWAQEDLLEEQREGARANDKKKSLMGGPLSELDAKDVDSLLKKSESQHESPEDGCPFGPLTQRLLQALVEENIISPMEDSPIPDISGKDANDGAGTSPRSQGKAFSVPHTRSLEARIKEELVAQGLLDSEERPGPGGDSEDEVLAELQKRQAELKALSAHNRARKQELLRLAKEEMRKQELRQRVRVSDNEVMEGFRRIMAARQKKRTPTKKEKDQAWKALKERESILKLLDG; this is encoded by the exons ATGAGTGAGTTGAAGGACTGCCCCCCGCTGAAATACTATGACTTCAAGCCCGTCGAGCACGTCAAGGTGTGTCCCCGCTACACTGCTGTGCTGGGCCGCTCAGAGGACGATGGGATCGGTATTGAGGAGCTGGACACCCTGCAGCTGGAGTTGGAGACACTCCTGTCCTCAGCCAGCCGACGCCTCCGAGCTCTGGAGGAGCAGAGACAG ATCCTCACAGACTGGCAGGACAAGAAGGGGGATAAGCGCTTCCTAAAGCTGGGGAAAGACCCGGACCCCGCTGCATCATCTCGCCACAAaccaaagaaacagaaattgGACGGCAAAGGCGGTCATGGTCCAGGTCCAGGCCCTGGTAGACCAAAATCCAAAAACCTGCAGCCGAAAGTCCAAGAGTATGAATTTACAGACGACCCGCAAGACATTCCCCGCACTCCTAAAAATGATGCCCCCAACAG attcTGGGCGTCAGTCGAGCCGTATTGTGCTGATATCACAAATGAAGAGATACGATTGCTAGAGGAACTTCTGAAACCTCCAGAGGATGAAGCGGAGTATTTCAAA ATTCCAGCGTTGGGGAAACACTACTCTCAGCGGTGGGCTCAGGAGGATTTgctggaggagcagagagaaggagcaCGAGCCAACGACAAGAAGAAGAGCCTCATGGGAGGACCGCTGTCTGAACTGGATGCAAAAG ATGTGGACTCGCTGCTGAAAAAGTCAGAGTCCCAACATGAATCTCCAGAAGATGGCTGTCCCTTCGGTCCTCTCACCCAGCGTCTGCTCCAGGCTCTTGTAGAG GAGAACATTATATCCCCCATGGAGGATTCTCCTATACCAGACATTTCAGGGAAGGATGCTAATGATGGAGCTGGGACGTCTCCTCGAAGCCAAGGAAAAGCTTTCAG TGTTCCTCACACACGTTCTCTGGAGGCGCGGATCAAAGAGGAGCTGGTTGCCCAGGGACTGCTGGACTCTGAGGAGCGGCCTGGACCAGGAGGAGACTCTGAGGACGAGGTTCTGGCAGAGCTTCAAAAGAGACAAGCGGAGCTCAAAGCCCTGAGTGCTCACAACAGAGCCCGCAAACAGGAGCTGCTCAG GTTGGCAAAAGAGGAGATGCGCAAGCAGGAGCTGAGGCAGAGAGTCAGGGTGTCTGACAATGAGGTGATGGAAGGATTTCGGCGAATCATGGCAGCTAGGCAGAAGAAACGCACTCCGACCAAGAAGGAGAAGGACCAGGCCTGGAAAGCACTGAAGGAGAGGGAAAGCATCCTCAAGTTACTGGATGGATAG